The Elusimicrobiota bacterium region CCAGTGACAGCACGGCCGATGATATGGGCGGTTCACCTTCTCAAACCAAAGCACTCAGACGAGCAAAATAATACAATGAAACCGCCCTCGACAACTCAAGTCGCCACTGCGTTCCATCAAGGAATCGACAAAAACAGCAGGCCGAGGGTACTGACGGTTCTTCCGAGTCACCCATTTCCCACGAACACAGGGCTGCAGCTGCGCATGGTCAACAACCTGGCTCTCCTGCGCCGCCTAGGCTGTGAGAGCCGGGTCCTGCTGTTCTCGACCGAAGAGCACGCCCTGACGGCCTCCGACAACGGGCAATTGGCCCAATACTGTGACGGATTCATCCATGGCGGATGTCGAAAGCCTCAGACCAGCTTTTCCATATCATCGCTCATCGCGCATAAGTTGGATTTTCTCATTGGCGGGGCTCTGGGCTTGCGCGGCCGGCGATATCCCTTCTCCATGAGGTACGATGCCATCGGGGCAGAAAGGATCATCATTACCGAGGCTCTACGGACCGAAGCGGATTTCGTTGTCTTGCCTTCGTTCATGCTCCATTACGCCAAGGCCCTAGCTGATAAAGGCTTCAAAGTCATCGCTGATGCGATTGACGTATTGACCGACTTGACCTCGTCCCTGTTGGTCAACTATGGCGGCAAAGGCCGCGCCAGCAAGCTCGGGCTGCTAGCAAACCATCTAGCATCCCGCTCTCAGGAGCGGTTGTACTTGCCGGCTTGCGTTGAGATCTGGGCCACGACTGAAGCGGAGGCTGTTACCCTGCGGAGGATATCACGCGGCGTGAATTCAGTGGTCGTCGGGAACTGCATGGACGAGGATGCGGTCACGCCGAGTCCCCAGACCGAGTCGCATTCAGTAGGCTTCATCGGGACCTATTCCATGCTCCCGAATGTAGAGGCCGCTCTGTTCCTGGCGGAGAAGGTGTTCCCGCATGTTCTCAAGCACCGCCCCCAGGCGCGCTTGCGCCTTGCGGGAGCGCACATGCCGAGCGATGCCGCAGCACGGCTGAGCTCTTTCAAGCACGTCGAGCTCTTGGGCGCAGTCCCCGACTCCAAGGCTTTCTTCGACAGTTGCGCTGTGATCGCCTTGCCTATATTCGTCTATGGCGGCACCCCGCTCAAGCTGGTCGAAGCCATGGCGCGCGGCAAGGCCGTGGTGGTGAACACCCTTCTAGGAGCCCGCGCGCCCGTATCTGACGGCCAGGACCTCATTATCCGGGACGAACCGAATGCTTTTGCCGCAGCGATCGTCAAGCTGCTGAAGGACCCCGCCGAACGCGCTCGCTTGGGCGGCAACGCACGGAACACATTCCTCAAGGTTTGGTCCCGCAAGCAGGCCGAAGTTCTCTTGCGGCAACAGAGCATCCTGGCACGCCCCCTGACCTGACAAAATGAAGGAAACCACCCAGACCATGCCAAGCGTTCCTCATCAGGACCAAAAGACGTTGTCCATCGGCATCATCGGCGCCGGAGAGGTCGCGGCCAAGCTCCATCTGCCCGTTCTCACAGCCACGCCGGGCATCGAGGTCGCTTTTGTCGCCGATACGCGCGCCGAGAGCGCCAAGGCGGTCGGAGAGGTCTATGGGATCGATTGGATCGCTGTTTCAGGGGATGTTTCCTGCCTCCCACAGACTGATGTCGCCCTGCTTGCCGTTCCTGTGGGTATTCGCGCGCCCTACTACGACCTCTTTGCGCAGCGCGGTACCGCAGTGCTGGCCGAGAAACCGCTGACCGTCTCGTATGACGAAGCCCGGCGGCTGTGCGCGCTTTACCCGGAGCATAAGCTGGGTTGCGGTTTTCAGCGCCGGGCTTATGCCTCCGTGGCCGCGGCCCGCGCCTGCGTCAGAGAGAAAGCCTTCGGCCCGATCCGCAGTGTCCGAATATCCGAAGGAGCGAGGACGACCAAGACCGGGACCGACGCGCGCTTCTACGATAGCTGGTCGGCTGCGTCGGGCGGCATTCTGCGCGACCTGGGCTCCCATTCCTTGGACCTCGCATTCCATATCTCGGGGGCGTCCGAAGCCCGCGCGGTGAGCCAACAATTCTATTTTGACGACCTAATCGACAGAGAGGTCCACGCCCGCATGGTCTTCCGTGGAGACGGGGGAGAATTCGAGACCGACCTATTTCTCACATGGCTGGGTAGCGCGGATAACTGCTTGGAATTCCGTTTTGATTCGTGCATCCTTGCGATTCCAACTCGGGCGGAAAAACCAGCCCAACTGCTCGATCTCCAAGGCAAACCCCTCGGTGTCACCCTGACCTCGAACTTGCGCCAGGCAACGACCACGTACCAGGCATTCTATCTGGAATGGGAAGCCTTCATTTCTGGAGTCCGCAGCGGGACACCCTCATCCTTCTGCGCCTCGTCCTGTCTAGCCACGGTCCACATCGCAGAGGAACTCTACGCTGCCGGCAGGAAGAAGAAATTGTGAGGATCGGGATTACAGGTGCCAACGGCCAGGTGGGCAGCGAGGTCTGCCTGCTGCTCCAGGCCGTCCCAGGAATAGAGCTGGTCCCGGTGGTCCGCAACCCTTCGGGGTCGGCTTTCCTGCGGCGCCATGGCTTGGAATGCCGGCACGGCAGGATCGCGCAAGCCGATGAGGCGCAGCGCCTCATCGGCGACTGCGACGTGATCGCGAATTTTGCGCTGAGCACGAGCGGGCGCCCCAGCCTGGACCGGGAAATGAACCGCCGAATCACCCGCAACCTCGTCGAGGCAGCCAAGCCCGGAGCGCGGCTCGTTTTCTTCAGCACGATCATGGTATACGCACCGAACACGACTTTCGGACTCATCCCGGATGCCTATGGGATCGAGAAGCTTCTCAACGAACGCTTTTTTAAGAAGCTCTGCCGGGCTACGCGACATCAAGCCTATATCCTGCGGCTCGGGCATGTGCTCGGAGAACTTCAGAATATCACTCAGCACATCCGGCGTGAGCTTAAAGCGGGGCCGGTCATGCTCCCCGGAGGCGGATATCGAGGTTCAAACACTGTTTTCACGGCCGCGATCGCGGAGGCATTGGTCCGCATAGCCCATGGCGAAGTCCCGGCTGGGACGTTCGACCTCGTCTCATGCCCGCAGTGGAGTTGGCGCGATCTATACCTTCATTATGCGGAGCAACTGCATATTCCTGCTGATATCCGCTCAGGCGAGGAATCCAGCCGCTCCAAGCTTGCCGTCCCCAGCGCGCTCCTGCGCGGGCTCATGGGTCATTTGAGCCAGAACCAGTACCTCCGCGAACGGCTCTCATTCCTGCTCGGATTGCTGCCCGACAAGGTCAACCGCAAGGTCCAGATTCGATATCTTCAGAGCCGGGCCTTCAAAGAAATCGCCGCGCTGGCGCAGCGAGAGGACAGGATTGTCGCCCTGGATTGGCGGGGTTTGGATGTGCGGCCGGTGCCGGGGTTGGGGAGCACTCAAGATTCTCTGCATCGGTTCACTTTCCCGGTTCTGGATGCTGGACCGAGGCTATTCTTAGAGGCTAAGTCATGACCGTGGACCTGGGGCTGACCTTGGACGGCTCTTCGTGGCCTCTTTATGCCGCCATGCTGGGAATTTGGCTTTGGAGCCTGCGCTTGGTCCCGGACCTCCGCAAGCTCGGCTGGCAGGCCGTGCCCGTGTCGCTTTTCGGTCTGGTTTGGCTCGGATTCTTCCTTGATTTCGTCATGCGGTTCCCAATCCTCTGTTGGGACAGTTTCACTTTTGGGAACATGACGTCGCGCCTCGCCGAAGCCGCCCCGGAGAAGGTGAACCTTGCCCTGATCCTCGCCGGACTCTACTGGCTCTGCGTGTCCCTTGGCTTCGCTCTGGCTTCTCGAATAAGGGCGCCGAGCCCCTTGACTGGCCTTAGTGACTTCGCCGGACAGAACAGCGGCCGGCCCTCGCTTGCGTTGGCCGCGATTGCGACTATATGCATCATCCTCACTTCGGGGTTCGTCAATATTCCGAAGAGCCTCTTTACCCCCTTGGGCATCATGACGAGTCTCTGGATCATTCCCGCGAGTCTGGCTTGGTGGAACCACTTCCACGGCGCATCGGGCCACCTGTCCCGCCACCGATGGGGCCTGCTCTTGCCCGGCATCCTCCATGGGATTCTGAGCCCGTACCGAGAGAATTTCGCCCAAATCTTCATCGCGATCTGCATCGCGGCCTTCTACGCCGGACGCCGCTACCGACTTGCCCGTGTGGCCGCGTTGGGAGCTTTCCTCTTCCTGGCGGGCACCACACTCGTCGGCGCTTATCGGCAGGTCCTCTGGCAGGGCAAGGGCGCAGGCGAAGCCCTCGCCTACGCCGAGGCCGGCCACTCTTTCGAGAAGACCTCCGATGCCAAATGGGCCGAAGCGCTGCGGCGATTCCATGCCTTCGACTCGCTGCTTCTTACGACGCGTTTCGTGCCGGCGATTTTCCCATTCTCAGGACGGCCCATCTTCTTAGATTCATTGGTCCGCGGCCTCGTGCCGCGCGTGTTCTACGCGAACAAGGCCGGAAGCGTGCGGGGGACGGAATTCTCAATGACCATCTGGGGAGTCGGTGATGATACAAGTTCCCCGGCAGCAATCGCTCCCAGTATGCCCGGGGATCTCTTCGAAGCCGGCGGCGCTGTCTATGTCCTCCTGGGAGGTCTTGGCTGGGGGCTTTGCCTGGGCTTTCTGGAGGGCTGGAAGCTCAAGCTCCCTTCCCGGGCGGCCGCGGCCTTCACCGCATTGCTGGCAACACACTGCGCCGCGAGCGTAGAGCGAGACTTCGGCCATATGATTGCGGCGACCCTGCAATTGCTGATCGTGCTCTTCCTGGTCACAAAATTCCTGGCGCCCAAGCGGCTGCCGCGGTTTGTTCAGCCAAACATATCGGAGATGCCCCCCCGGCCCATCGCATGAAAGTCGCCATATTGCTCAATCGCAGTCATTCTTTGCTGCGCGCAGTCGGCAAGAGAATATTGACCACGGCTTTTCAGGCGGCCTCTCTCAAGAGCCTCAAGAGGTTCGTCTTGCCCGAGTACTACAGCTTCGCGGGGCTTCTGGACCCCGCCCCGCTCATCCTGGGCACCGGAGACCCCATCGACTGGGCCGCCTTGAAGGACCGCGAACTGCTCATCTGGGAGTGGGGCTGGACCGCGACGCCGGCGCGGACCATGCTTGAAATCAAGAACCGCACGGGGATCGCCGCGCTCATGTTCCCAGGGCCGCTGGACCGCTTCTGGCGGGAATTGAAACCGGAAGACCTGGAACTGCAATTCGAGGCCGCACAGGCCTGCGAAGCGATTGGCGCGATGCTCGAAGACACGGTCTCCTTCTATAAGACCCTCGTTCCGACCGCGCACGTCTTCCACCTCCCTGTTCCCATAGACACGGAAGCTCTCCGCGACTTTGCGGCCCCTACCGCTCAACGGGACCGCAAGCGAATACTCCTGACGGCTCCGACCCGATTCACGGGCCCTGCCAGCCAGCTGCCGATCGCTACTTTCGTCGCCTTCCGGCGGATCCTCCGACTCAAACCCGCGCTGGAAGGCCTCTGCTTTGTTTACGATGACGAGGAAAAAGAAGGCGCCCAGCGCGCCCTGCGCGCGCTGGGACTTTCCGGAAAGGTCGAGGTCAAACCCTACCTCCGACCGATACAGCGCTATCTCCAGACCGTGGCTCCTTGCTGGGCAGGGCTCTCCTTGCCCCACGGCCTTCTGCAGGGCCGCACGGCCATGACCTCGGCCTGCATCGGCATCCCCATGGTATTGAGCGAGGAGATCGAGACCCACCGCCGCCTATACCCAAAGACCTGCGTGCGCTGGCACGACACCGAAGCGGCCGCGAACTTGTGCTTGCGACTGCTGGAAGATGATACTTTCCGCAAGGATGTCGTTAAAGAGGCCGCGCATGGTATCGAATACTATTCAGTCGAGAACTGCCGCCGCCGGCTTGAAGCTGGCGCAAAGACGGCCCTGCAGCGGCGCTCCGGAAGACCCGCTTGAGGATCCTTTACACCGGCCCGCTCACACCGGCAGGACAGACCTGCGAGATGCGTCGCCGCGCTCTCGAACGGCTCGGCCATCAGACCATCCCAGTGGACTATGTGTCGTTGACGCGCGATTTGCCCGCGCTTTGGCGCAAGCTCCAGTGGCGACTGCGCGCCGGGCCGATGGTATCGCGCTATAATGACCAGCTCCTGGGCAAACTCGCTGAGCGTCCCGATGTCCTGTGGATAGACAAGGGGATGTTCGTCTTTCCCAAGGTGCTCTTGGCTGCCAAGCAAACCGGCAGCCGCATCGTGCATTATTCTCCAGACAACTACTTTCTCGGCCAGAACTCCTCCCGCCATTTCTGGAACGCGCTCAAGCTTTATGATCTCGTCGTTACGACCAAATCCGACAACACAGAGCGGCTGAAGGCCCGCGGGGCCCGATCCGTGGTGTTATCCGGCAATGCGTTCGCCCCCGAGGTCCACAAGCCGGTCGCTGATTGCGTGCCGACTTGCGACGTATCTTTCGTCGGCCGCTGGGAGCCGGAACGCGAGGATTGGCTGGCGCAGATTGCCGCGCTGGGAGTAAAACTCTCCGTCCGCGGGCCGCATTGGGAAAAAAGCCGAGTCGCGACCGTGCGCGTTGCGATCCAGCCGGCGTCGGCTTGGGGAGAAGACTACGCCCGCGCCATCTGTGAGGCCAAGGTCAACCTGTGCTTTCTTTCGCGGCTGGCCCAGGACCGCATCACCCAGCGCTCGGTCGAGATCCCAGCCTGCGGCGGCTTCATGCTGGCGGAGCGCACCGAAGAACACCTGGCTCATTTCAGGGAAGGAGCGGAAGCGGCCTATTTCGACGGGCCTGCCGAACTCTGCGACAAGGTCCTCTACTACCTCGCGCATAACGAGGAACGCCGCAAGATCGCCGCGGCCGGAAGGGCGCGGTGCCTGGCCTCCGACTACTCTTACGACGCCCGCCTCAAGCAGATCTTCGAGGCTCTAGAGGACGCGCCTTGACCGGGCCAGAACACGTCCTCATCTACCGCTGCGGCGCGATCGGCGACACCATCGTGGCCATCCCGGCGATACGCGCCATCCGTGAGCACTATCCCGGAGCGCGCTTCCTGCTCATGACCGCAAGCGGCGGCGAAGGAATCGTCTGGACCGACCGGGTCCTGCGCGAATTCAACTGGTTCGACGACGTCATCACCTACGAAACCAGCGAAATCTCCAACCCGCTTAGGATCTGGGGCGTCTTGGGGCGCGTGCGCCGCGGCGCCCCGGACATCGTCTTCTATCTGGCCAGCGAGAAGAACTCCCGATTCAAGATCCTGCGCGACCGCTTTTTCTTTCATCTCGCGGGAGCGCGCCGCTTCATCCCAGCCTATTCCGGAAAAGTCACCCTTTGGGGCCGCCTGAACAGGGCCCCGCGCCTGTACGTCAAAGAGACCGACCGCCTGCTGGCCGAACTTGCCCGGCAAGGCATCCCGGCCCCGACGGCCATGTTCGACCTGCCCATCACCCCGCGACATTCAGAACGGGTGACTGCGCTTCTCAAAGAGAGCGGCCTCGATCCCTCCCGGCCCTTGGTCGGCATGTGTCCGGGCTCCAAGCAGCCCATCAAGGTCTGGCCCGCCGAACGCTTCGTCGAGGTGGGGCTCCGCTTGATCCAGGAAGAAGGGGTGAACATCGTCATCGTGGGCGGCTCAGACGAAGCCGCCGTAGGCGCGCAATTGATGGACTTCTGGCCTGCCGGAAGGGCGGCCAACCTGGCGCAGAAGCTCTCGATTCTGGAGTCGGCCGAACTGCTGCGCCGATGCCTCTTCTATCTCGGCAACGACACCGGGGCCATGCACTTGGCCGCGGCCGTAGGAACCCGCTGCGTGGCCATCTTCGCCGCGCGAGAGCCCGCGCGCAGTTGGGATCCCTATGGGGACAACCATGCCATCCTGCGCAAGAGCGTCCCCTGCCAGAACTGCTACCTGCGCGAGTGCGTCAAGCAGGGCCTGCGCTGTCTAAAGGACATCACCGTGGAGGAAGTCTGGGCCGCTTGCCGCCGGATGCTGATCTACCGATGAGGAACATCCCATGTGCGGCATAGCCGGCATCCTGGGCCCGCAGGACAGGCAGGAGGGCCTGCGCGCTGTGACGGAGATGACCCGCGCCATGCGCCACCGCGGCCCGGACGGCTTCGGCGCCGAATGCGTGCCCACCTCAGAAGGCCGCAGCCTGTTCCTCGGACACGCGCGCCTCTCCATCCTGGACCTCTCCGAACACGCGGCCCAGCCCATGCGCGACCCCGCCACCGGCTCCTGGCTGGTGTATAACGGTGAGGTCTACAACTTCGCGGCCCTGCGCGGCGAGCTGCAGGCCATGGGCCGCAGCTTCGAGTCCACCGGCGACACCGAAGTCGTGCTCAAGTCTTTGCTGGAGTGGGGCCCCCAAGCCCTGCTGCGCCTGCGGGGCATGTACGCTTTCGCCTTCTGGGACGCCCGCAACCGCCGCCTCATCCTCGGCCGGGACCCCGTCGGCATCAAGCCCCTGCTTCTGGCGCGGATCGGAGATTCGCTATTGTTCGCCTCCGAGCTGCGCGGCCTGGCCGCCTCGGGCCTAGCCAAGTTCACCCTGGACCCCCTGGGGGTCCAATCGTTCCTGACCTTCGGCACGGTCATCGAGCCCGCGACCATCATCGAGGAGGTCGTCCATGTGCCGCCCGGCCACGTTGTGGTCGTAGACGCCCAAGGCCGCGCCGCCCCGCCGCGGCGCATCCTCGGCCTCGACGACCTGCTGGCGCGCCACGGCCGGGCCGACCGGGTTGGCCGCCCGGAGGCGGTCGCGCGGGTCCGGGGCGAGCTTACGCGTTCGGTACGCGAGCATCTGGTCAGCGACGTGCCGACCGGAGTGCTGCTCTCGGGAGGCGTCGATTCCTCCATCCTGGCGACCTTGGCCGACAGCGCGCAGGACGGCCGGGACATCCATTTCCTGACCGTGTGCTTCCCGGAGCGGGAGTTCTCCGAGCTAGGCTACGCCAAGCAGGTCGCGCGCGGCCTGCGCGGCCGCCATCACGCCGTGCACATGGACGCCGAAGACCTGCTCCGCCGCCTGCCCCCGGCCCTGGCAGCCATGGACCAGCCGACCGTGGACGGCATCAACACCTTCATCATCTCGAAGATCGCGGCCGAGCAGGGCATCAAGGTCCTGCTCTCCGGCCTGGGCGGCGACGAGCTATTCGGCGGCTACACCACTTTCTGGAAGGCCCCGCTGCTTTGGCGTCACCGCGGCCTGCTGTCGCGCCTGGCTCGCCATCTGCCCTGTGGCTTTTTGGGCAGCGAGACCGAATGGCTCAAGATGCGGCGGGCCTCGGAAGGCTTCGACCTGCGGGACGCCTATCTTCTCCAGCGCTCGATCCGCTGGAGCCCGCGGTCCTCGCGCATCTCCATCCTGGGGACCCTGCCGGACAACGCCGCGATCCCGCCCGAGGCCTGGGACCTCCTGGCCACGGACCACCGCCTCGATGATTTCCGCCGCATCTCGTACTTGGAATCCGTGTTCTACATGCGCAACCAACTCCTGCGCGACGCCGACGTGTTCAGCTCCGCCAACTCGGTCGAAATGCGAGTGCCCTTCCTGGATCTCGACTTGGTGGAGACCGCCTGGAGCCTGCCGGCAACGCTCCACTCCTCAGCCCTGCGGGGGGGCAAGCTCCTGCTCAAAAGCATCCTGGGCGAGATGCACCCTGGCCTGCCTTTGTCCCGCCGCAAAATGGGCTTCATGCTGCCGTGGGAGAAATGGCTGCGCGGCATGCTTTACGAAAGGGTTGCCGACACGATCCACACCACAAGCGCCTATCCGGGCGTTGGGGTGGAGCCCGGCGAAGGGCGCGAGATCCTGCAGGCCTTCATGGCGAACGACCCCGCGATAACTTGGTCGCAGGTGTGGTCCCTCTTTGTCCTGCTGGATTGGCACTCCCGCGTCCGTTCGAGCCTGCGCTCCTCATGAAGCCAAGGAAGATAGCGGTCTTGGAGGCCATCTCGCATTTGGGCGGGGCTGAGATCAGCCTCCTTGAGCTCGTGCGCAAGCTGAAGGGCGATTTCGCGTTCACCTTGATACTGCCCGAGGACGGCCCCTTGCGCCAAAAGGCGCTCGCGGCCGGGGCCGAGGTCCGGATCCTGGCCTGGCCTGACCGCCTCATGCGCCTGGGCGAACGGGCGTGCCGCTTCTCCGCGATGACGCTGGGCCGAGCCGCTTTGGCTGTGGGCGCCATCCCAGGTTTCGCCCGAGGCCTGAGCGCTTTGCTCGATGAGATAGGGGCCGACGTCCTGCTCACCAATGGGATCAAATCTCACATCCTCGGCGCCGCGGCAACGCGGGGCTCGCGCCGGCCTCTGATCTGGTATCTGCGCGATGGGCTGGAGGGCCGGACCCTCTCCCAACTGGCCCTGCGCGTCTGCGCCCGCCGCTGTGCGGGCGGGGTGGCCATCTCGCGCTATGTCGAGGGTGAGGCCCGCCGCGTCTTGCCGGCGGCTGTCCCGATACGCGTCCTTTACAACATCGTAGACCTCGAGAGGTTCCAGCCCAATGCCGCGCCGGCCACTGACCTGCGCAAAGCCCCTGGCGAGGTATGGTTCGGAGTGGTGGGCGCCCTGACTCCGCTCAAGGGCCAGGACCTGTTCCTGGAAGCGGCCGCCAGGGTTACGCGGGAGCTACCACAGGCGCGCTTTGTGATTGTTGGCGCGAATTTCTACCGCACCGAAGCCACTCTCGGCTTTGAGGCTGATCTGCGGCGCCGGGCCGAACAGCCCGATTTGAGCGGCCGCGTGCTGTTCTTGGGCCAGCGCGAGCATATGCCGGGGGTCCTGAGACGCCTGGATGTCCTCGTCCAGCCCAACCGGGGGCCTGAAGGGCTCGGCCGTTCGGTGCTAGAGGCCATGGCTTGCGGAGTCCCGGTCATCGCGGTGGACCGCTGGGGCCCGGCTGAGCTTATCTCGGACGGCCGGACCGGCCTGCTGACGCCCTGGCTGGACGTGCCGGCTTTGGCCAAGCGGATGCTTGAGCTGGGTGCCAATCGCGCGCGTTGCGCCGAGCTGGGCGCTGCGGGTCGGAACTGGGCTGCTAGCGAGTTGGAGCCCAAGCGCCTCGTAAATGCATTCCGTCAGTTCATGCAGGAGCGGATGAATGGCCGCTGAAACCTCGGCAGGGACACGCCGGCTGCGAGTTCTGCACATCGGCAAGTACTACCCGCCGCATTGGGGCGGGATAGAGAGCTACACGGAGTCCTTGTGCCTGGCGCTGCAAGACCGAGTGGACTTCGAGGTCTTGGTCGCCAACGATGGCCGAGTTGACTGTGATGAGAAACTGGGGGGTGTCCATGTCCAGCGATTGGCGACTTGGCTAAAACTGGCCTCGGCGCCGATTTGTCCGGGCTTGGCGTGGCGCATCCGAAAGACTCCCGCGGACATCGTCCACCTTCATCATCCGAATCCTTTTGCCGTCCTTGCCTATCTAGCCAGCGGCCATCCGGGGAAGCTGGTGATTTCTTATCACAGCGACATAGTGAGGCAGAAGATTCTGGGGGCGTTCTTTATGCCGATTCTGGGCATCGCTCTACGCAGGGCCTCAGCCATCATCGCCACGTCGCGGCAATATGTCGATTCATCTGCGGTCCTCCGAAAATATTCTGCCCGCTGTGTGGTGATTCCGCTCTCAATAGACCCGCGACGATTCGAAGAACGCGATGAAGGGGAGGTATCAAGAATCCGCGAGCGCTTCGGCCCACGGCTGCTCCTTGCGGTGGGACGTCTTGTCTCTTACAAGGGTTTTGGCTATCTGATCGAGGCGATGTCACGGGTGAATGGGCGGCTCCTTCTGATCGGAGACGGGCCATTGCGCCAGGAGCTGGAAACGCTGGTGCTGGTGCGAGGCCTGCGAGACCGAGTAAGCTTCCTCAGCAACGTCTCCGATTTGCGGCCGTATTACCAGGCAGCCGACGTTTTCGTCCTGCCTTCGATCACGAGAGCCGAGGCTTTTGGCATCGTCCAACTCGAGGCCATGGCCTGCGGAGTGCCGGTCGTCAATACGGCGCTGGCTACGGGGGTCCAATTCGTCTCCCCAGACGGACTGACTGGTATGACTGTGCCGCCCGGGGACTCAGCGGCCTTGGCTGGAGCCATCAACCGGCTGGTGGACGACCGCGGCTTGTGTGACCGCTTGGGCTCGGCTGGGAGACAACGGGTATTCCGGGAGTTCAGCTTGGGGGATACGGCTCGACGGACCCTGGACCTTTACGCCCGTGTCGCCAGAGGCTGATCAGTTTTATCGGAAGAGTCAGACGTGAGCACCGGCGCCGATTGCGCACGGTCGTGGCCAACGGCAAGGTCATGCACGCAAACCCGCTTGACCGTCTTGAGCAGGATCCCCATGTCCAACGCAAAAGAGATGTTCTTCACGTAGTACAGGTCGTAATGAAGTTTCTCAAGCGAATCGGCCGCGTTGCTCGTGGCGCGGAAGTTGACCTGGGCCCACCCCGTGATGCCCGGCTTGACCAGATGCCGCAGATGGTAGTGCGGGACCTGTTCCTCCAAGATGCTCACCTCGTGCACCCATTCCGGGCGGGGGCCCACCAAGGACATCTCTCCCTTGAGCACGTTCCACAATTGGGGCAGCTCATCCAGCCGATAACGCCTGAGGAATCGTCCGAGCCGCGTGATCCGGGAATCAGCCGAGCCCCCGTCGTGCAGGGGCCCCTTCTGGTCGGCGCCAGGCACCATGGTCCGCAGCTTCCAGACGAGGAATTCCTCTCCATGATAGCCAAGGCGCTTCTGCGTGTAGAAGGGAGACCCCAAGTAGATGAGGGCGGTCAAAGCGAACAGCGGCAGGCTCAGCAAAAGGCCGGCCAAAGACAGCGCCAGGTCCAAGGCCCGCTTGACGAACATGTAGGGCTCTTTGCCCTTATGCAGGACATTGGTCAAGAGCCATCTGGATTTGGCCGCGGATTCGGGCGGCACCCTGTGGAAGGTCTCCTCATAGAAATCCAGGAGAGTCCGCACCGGGATGTCTTTCGCCGTCGCGATCGACAGTATGGCGCGCCCCAACGAGGGCATCTTCTCCACCTCCTCGGCGACCACCACCAAGACATCGACGTCGCATTTCTTCTGCGTCGCGCAGGCGTCCGGATGCCAATAATCCGAGAGGCGTGCGCCTATTTCAAGCGCCCGCAGGTCCGGGCAAGGGACGCAGCGCATGCCGTAGAAGCCGCAGCGCGCCAACTCGTCGCGG contains the following coding sequences:
- a CDS encoding glycosyltransferase family 4 protein, which produces MKPRKIAVLEAISHLGGAEISLLELVRKLKGDFAFTLILPEDGPLRQKALAAGAEVRILAWPDRLMRLGERACRFSAMTLGRAALAVGAIPGFARGLSALLDEIGADVLLTNGIKSHILGAAATRGSRRPLIWYLRDGLEGRTLSQLALRVCARRCAGGVAISRYVEGEARRVLPAAVPIRVLYNIVDLERFQPNAAPATDLRKAPGEVWFGVVGALTPLKGQDLFLEAAARVTRELPQARFVIVGANFYRTEATLGFEADLRRRAEQPDLSGRVLFLGQREHMPGVLRRLDVLVQPNRGPEGLGRSVLEAMACGVPVIAVDRWGPAELISDGRTGLLTPWLDVPALAKRMLELGANRARCAELGAAGRNWAASELEPKRLVNAFRQFMQERMNGR
- a CDS encoding glycosyltransferase — its product is MAAETSAGTRRLRVLHIGKYYPPHWGGIESYTESLCLALQDRVDFEVLVANDGRVDCDEKLGGVHVQRLATWLKLASAPICPGLAWRIRKTPADIVHLHHPNPFAVLAYLASGHPGKLVISYHSDIVRQKILGAFFMPILGIALRRASAIIATSRQYVDSSAVLRKYSARCVVIPLSIDPRRFEERDEGEVSRIRERFGPRLLLAVGRLVSYKGFGYLIEAMSRVNGRLLLIGDGPLRQELETLVLVRGLRDRVSFLSNVSDLRPYYQAADVFVLPSITRAEAFGIVQLEAMACGVPVVNTALATGVQFVSPDGLTGMTVPPGDSAALAGAINRLVDDRGLCDRLGSAGRQRVFREFSLGDTARRTLDLYARVARG
- a CDS encoding exopolysaccharide biosynthesis polyprenyl glycosylphosphotransferase, whose product is MRLFWRHAILVAGDFVLLYLALAFALALRHMGAVPSDFYLRHAIAFTILFPSWIVVFYVLGLYDFRRMQTLTKLVNDSALAMAINFMVSMCWLYMLPGLFGLAPKTHLLLLLCLSHCGFAFWRHVWVRQLSKKVAVQRVAFVGSDPLIPIIRDELARCGFYGMRCVPCPDLRALEIGARLSDYWHPDACATQKKCDVDVLVVVAEEVEKMPSLGRAILSIATAKDIPVRTLLDFYEETFHRVPPESAAKSRWLLTNVLHKGKEPYMFVKRALDLALSLAGLLLSLPLFALTALIYLGSPFYTQKRLGYHGEEFLVWKLRTMVPGADQKGPLHDGGSADSRITRLGRFLRRYRLDELPQLWNVLKGEMSLVGPRPEWVHEVSILEEQVPHYHLRHLVKPGITGWAQVNFRATSNAADSLEKLHYDLYYVKNISFALDMGILLKTVKRVCVHDLAVGHDRAQSAPVLTSDSSDKTDQPLATRA